The proteins below come from a single Cricetulus griseus strain 17A/GY chromosome 6, alternate assembly CriGri-PICRH-1.0, whole genome shotgun sequence genomic window:
- the LOC103160509 gene encoding LOW QUALITY PROTEIN: zinc finger protein 79-like (The sequence of the model RefSeq protein was modified relative to this genomic sequence to represent the inferred CDS: deleted 3 bases in 2 codons) has translation MSVRKAFSYYSDFVLLQIIHTGEKPYECNECGKAFSQSIHLTLHQRIHTGEKPCKCQECGLAFSHRSALIQHHISHTGEKPYECNDCGKAFNQSSYLTQHQRIHTGEKLYECKECGKAFSQSTFLTQHQGVHTGEKPYKCNECGRAFSDRSGLIQHQRTHTGERPYECNVCGKAFGYCSALTQHQGTHTGKKPYKCSVCAKAFNDRSALIGYQRTHTGEKPCKYKDCGKAFSQSSSLTKHQKTHTGEKPYKCKECGKAFSQSSSLSQRQKTHAGGRSIWTSL, from the exons ATGAGTGTGAGGAAAGCCTTCAGTTACTACTCAGATTTTGTCTTGCTTCAGATAATTCACACAGGagaaaagccctatgaatgtaacGAATGTGGTAAAGCATTCAGCCAGAGCATCCACCTTACCCTACACCAGAGaatccatactggagagaagccctgTAAGTGTCAGGAATGTGGGCTGGCCTTCAGTCACCGCTCAGCCCTTATTCAGCATCACATAAGTCACacgggagagaaaccctatgaatgcaatGATTGTGGGAAGGCCTTTAATCAGAGCTCATACCTCACTCAACATCAGCggattcatactggagagaaactgtATGAG TGTAAAGAATGTGGGAAGGCCTTCAGCCAAAGCACATTCCTTACCCAGCATCAGGGcgttcacactggagagaaaccttacaagtgtAACGAATGTGGCAGAGCTTTTAGTGATCGTTCAGGCCTTATTCAGCACCAGAGAACTCATACTGGAGAGAGGCCATATGAGTGTAATgtgtgtgggaaagcctttggcTACTGTTCAGCCCTGACTCAGCATCAAGGAACTCATACTGGGAAGAAGCCGTATAAATGCAGTGTGTGTGCCAAAGCCTTCAATGATCGCTCAGCCCTTATTGGTTATCAGAGGACACACACT GGAGAGAAGCCTTGCAAATATAAGGACTGTGGAAAAGCTTTCAGCCAGAGCTCATCTCTTACAAAACACCAGAAaactcacactggagaaaaaccctataaatgtaaagaatgtggaaaagcTTTTAGCCAGAGCTCCTCTCTTTCTCAACGTCAGAAAACTCATGCTGGAGGGAGAAGCATATGGACAAGCCTTTAG